A stretch of Nitrospiria bacterium DNA encodes these proteins:
- a CDS encoding HD domain-containing phosphohydrolase → MTAPLLKIPDLIHAERLRKFIDRSTDACRGSVSILDANGQPVPAEGSPPPAELRGDPDFVRQVLNEKNEDRILRHSRFPLYAAPLLCQGACVGLLLIRFPTDSDDPTVRARQERDFRPIRDHLRDLLDTGYELLNLSSEIVRNYEELSLLYDLSLKLSAQSDPERIGRIVADEVQSVLPAQNLSILMVDAQTGALDSRIAIGRDGRRHPPYRIEPGRGIAGRVVRTGQPLIVCDVGQDPGFVPVSYPITSLMSVPMMLGRKTLGTIDISDKLDGKEFSTYDLKLIQAIAAEAAVALENARLFAEVKDLFLSTVKSLVMAIDAKDPYTHLHSLRVSEVSAILSDELGLPPPDVEQIKLAALLHDVGKIGVPEKVLLKPGKLSPAEWAEIKRHPLHSVHILEQVKQFSHILQWVRHEHEHYDGSGYPDGLVGGAIPLPSRIIAVADAFDAITSDRYYRKGSPEDAAVEIIQKEAGIQFDPEVIRAFVSAHRKGRFGGLPT, encoded by the coding sequence ATGACGGCCCCCCTTCTAAAAATTCCGGACCTGATCCATGCCGAACGCTTGAGGAAGTTCATCGACCGATCGACGGACGCGTGCCGCGGTTCGGTCTCCATCCTCGACGCGAACGGACAGCCGGTCCCGGCCGAGGGAAGCCCGCCTCCCGCCGAGCTCCGCGGCGACCCGGACTTTGTGCGGCAGGTCTTGAACGAAAAAAATGAAGACCGCATCCTCCGGCATTCAAGGTTCCCGCTGTACGCCGCGCCCCTGCTCTGCCAGGGCGCCTGCGTCGGACTGCTCCTCATCCGCTTCCCGACGGACTCCGACGATCCGACGGTCCGCGCGCGGCAGGAACGGGACTTTCGGCCGATCCGGGACCATCTCCGGGATCTTCTGGACACGGGATACGAGCTGCTCAACCTCTCGTCCGAGATCGTCCGCAATTATGAAGAACTGTCGCTTTTGTACGACCTGTCGCTGAAGCTGAGCGCTCAATCCGACCCGGAACGCATCGGCCGGATCGTGGCCGACGAGGTCCAGTCCGTCCTCCCCGCGCAAAACCTGTCCATCCTGATGGTCGACGCCCAAACCGGCGCGCTCGATTCCAGGATCGCGATCGGCCGCGACGGCCGCCGCCACCCTCCGTATCGGATCGAGCCGGGCCGGGGGATCGCGGGACGGGTCGTCCGGACCGGCCAGCCCCTGATCGTCTGCGACGTCGGACAGGATCCCGGGTTCGTCCCGGTGAGTTACCCGATCACGTCGTTGATGAGCGTTCCGATGATGCTGGGCCGGAAAACGCTGGGGACGATCGACATCAGCGACAAGCTGGACGGGAAGGAGTTCAGCACCTACGATTTGAAGCTGATTCAGGCGATCGCGGCCGAGGCCGCCGTGGCGCTCGAAAACGCGCGGCTCTTTGCCGAGGTCAAGGACCTCTTCCTGAGCACGGTCAAATCGCTCGTGATGGCGATCGACGCCAAGGACCCGTACACGCACCTGCATTCCCTGCGGGTCTCCGAGGTCTCCGCCATCCTGTCGGACGAGCTCGGCCTCCCGCCGCCGGACGTGGAGCAGATCAAGCTGGCCGCGTTGCTTCACGACGTCGGCAAGATCGGCGTTCCGGAAAAGGTGCTCCTCAAACCGGGCAAACTTTCCCCGGCCGAATGGGCGGAAATCAAACGGCATCCCCTGCACAGCGTCCATATTCTGGAGCAGGTGAAGCAATTTTCACACATCCTCCAATGGGTCCGGCATGAACATGAACATTACGACGGCAGCGGTTACCCGGACGGCCTCGTCGGCGGGGCCATCCCTCTCCCCAGCCGGATCATCGCCGTGGCGGACGCTTTCGACGCCATTACATCGGACCGGTATTATCGGAAGGGCAGCCCGGAGGACGCCGCGGTCGAAATCATCCAGAAGGAGGCCGGCATCCAGTTCGACCCGGAGGTGATCCGCGCGTTCGTGTCCGCCCACCGAAAGGGCCGCTTCGGCGGATTGCCGACCTAA
- a CDS encoding cation diffusion facilitator family transporter: MPTRDRKVRNVLWFILVLNLLVAAAKLVYGQWTGALSMWADGLHSVFDGASNVIGLVGMWAAAHPPDEAHPYGHRKFETFAAFAISVFLFLACFRILESSYARLTDPSVPTVTWVSFAVMLATLGINLAVTRYEQRRSTELKSEILHADSMHTLSDVYSSLSVLIGLAAVRMGWPVLDPIMAVVIAGFIGKTGFQILFESSRVLSDASCVDPARVREIVLRIPGVKSCHSIRTRGLENHVFVDCHIQVQPDMTAERAHVLVHGIEDLIKKEMTEVVDVVIHVEPDAEHGIH, from the coding sequence ATGCCGACTCGAGATCGCAAAGTCCGAAACGTCCTCTGGTTCATCCTGGTTTTGAACCTCCTCGTCGCCGCGGCCAAACTGGTCTACGGTCAATGGACCGGCGCCCTCAGCATGTGGGCCGACGGCCTGCATTCGGTGTTCGACGGGGCCTCGAACGTGATCGGGCTGGTCGGCATGTGGGCCGCGGCGCATCCGCCGGACGAGGCGCATCCCTACGGCCACCGGAAGTTCGAAACGTTCGCCGCCTTCGCGATCTCGGTTTTTCTTTTTCTGGCCTGTTTCCGGATCCTGGAGAGCAGCTACGCCCGCCTGACCGATCCGAGCGTTCCGACCGTGACCTGGGTCAGCTTCGCGGTGATGCTGGCCACCCTGGGAATCAATCTGGCGGTGACGCGCTATGAACAGAGACGGTCGACCGAGCTGAAGAGCGAGATTCTTCATGCCGATTCGATGCACACCTTGAGCGACGTGTATTCCTCCCTCTCCGTCCTGATCGGCCTCGCGGCCGTGCGGATGGGCTGGCCCGTCCTGGACCCGATCATGGCCGTCGTGATCGCGGGCTTCATCGGAAAAACGGGGTTTCAGATCCTGTTCGAGTCCTCCCGCGTCCTAAGCGACGCCTCCTGCGTCGACCCCGCCCGGGTCCGGGAAATCGTGCTGCGGATCCCGGGCGTGAAGTCCTGCCACAGCATCCGAACGCGGGGGCTCGAGAACCACGTCTTCGTGGACTGCCATATTCAAGTCCAGCCGGACATGACGGCCGAGCGGGCCCACGTCCTCGTGCACGGCATCGAGGACCTGATCAAGAAGGAGATGACGGAGGTGGTGGACGTCGTCATCCATGTCGAGCCCGATGCGGAACATGGCATACATTAA
- the pdxA gene encoding 4-hydroxythreonine-4-phosphate dehydrogenase PdxA produces the protein MKPMIAITMGDPAGIGPEIIVKAFSKPLVNRIERAGRFVVVGDRGVLEKTARRIKHAPGLRAVPDPEAVRAAQNVLSVIDLKNVDLRRLAVGRPGAAGGRAAVGAIRTAVELALARRVAAIVTAPISKEGLHAAGYPFPGHTELLAELTGSPAVGMLMAANLPKTIRPRLAPQLRILLATTHVAIRDLPERLTRECVETAIRLAHDAAVRYFGLRRPRLAVAGLNPHAGEAGLFGREEFETIGPAVEQARRDGLPVAGPFPADSLIRRAVEGKYDLVVAMYHDQALIPIKLLGFGRAVNVTVGLPFVRTSPDHGTAYDIAGKGVADPSSLIEAIRLAAALAKKRKIGRAPHPFA, from the coding sequence ATGAAGCCGATGATCGCCATCACGATGGGGGATCCGGCCGGCATCGGCCCGGAGATCATCGTCAAGGCGTTTTCGAAACCGCTCGTGAACCGGATCGAGCGCGCGGGCCGCTTCGTGGTCGTCGGGGATCGCGGCGTTCTGGAAAAAACCGCGCGGCGGATTAAACACGCCCCCGGACTCCGGGCCGTTCCCGATCCCGAGGCGGTCCGCGCCGCCCAAAACGTACTGAGCGTCATCGACCTGAAAAACGTCGACCTCCGGCGCCTGGCCGTCGGCCGGCCGGGGGCGGCGGGCGGACGGGCGGCCGTCGGGGCGATCCGGACGGCGGTCGAGCTGGCCCTCGCCCGGCGGGTCGCGGCGATCGTCACGGCCCCGATCAGCAAGGAGGGATTGCACGCGGCGGGATATCCCTTTCCGGGCCATACCGAATTGTTGGCCGAGCTGACGGGAAGCCCCGCGGTCGGCATGCTGATGGCGGCGAATCTGCCGAAAACGATCCGTCCGCGCCTTGCGCCTCAACTGCGCATCCTGCTGGCCACGACGCACGTGGCGATTCGCGACCTGCCGGAGCGTCTGACGCGGGAATGCGTCGAGACGGCGATCCGGCTGGCCCACGACGCGGCCGTCCGCTATTTCGGCCTCCGCCGTCCCCGCCTCGCCGTGGCCGGCCTGAACCCGCACGCGGGGGAGGCGGGGCTGTTCGGACGCGAGGAATTCGAGACGATCGGGCCGGCGGTCGAGCAGGCGCGGCGCGACGGCCTTCCGGTCGCCGGCCCCTTTCCGGCCGACAGCCTGATCCGCCGCGCCGTCGAAGGGAAGTACGACCTCGTCGTCGCGATGTATCACGACCAGGCCCTGATCCCGATCAAGCTCCTGGGCTTCGGCCGCGCCGTGAACGTCACGGTCGGCCTCCCTTTCGTCCGTACCTCGCCGGACCACGGGACGGCCTACGACATCGCCGGAAAGGGGGTTGCCGATCCGAGCAGCCTGATCGAGGCGATCCGGCTGGCCGCGGCGCTGGCGAAAAAAAGAAAGATCGGGCGGGCGCCTCATCCCTTCGCTTGA
- the rsmA gene encoding 16S rRNA (adenine(1518)-N(6)/adenine(1519)-N(6))-dimethyltransferase RsmA: protein MMRSKRKALGQHFLHDRNIVRKILALADLRPGESVIEIGPGRGILTRALADTGAAVYAIEIDRSLYEPLQKAFASDIRIIHADALTYAYEDLPAPFAVVANLPYAVSTPLLFRLLELRSRVSRMVLMLQLEVARRITAAPGTKDYSPLSVGAQFYADPRLEFVVPRGCFRPPPRVDSAVVSLRVRPAPRAAVKDEAFFFRVVRGGFAHRRKSLRNALKDAGFTNEAVERALPAVSNTSQNPQRRAETLSIEEFARLADALFDPIQ, encoded by the coding sequence ATGATGAGATCCAAACGCAAAGCGCTCGGGCAGCACTTTCTGCACGACCGGAACATCGTCCGCAAAATCCTCGCGCTGGCCGATCTTCGGCCCGGCGAGAGCGTCATCGAGATCGGACCCGGCCGCGGGATACTGACGCGCGCCCTCGCCGACACGGGCGCGGCGGTCTACGCAATCGAGATCGATCGCTCCCTGTACGAGCCGCTCCAAAAAGCGTTCGCGTCCGACATCCGGATCATCCATGCCGACGCGTTGACATACGCGTACGAAGACCTCCCCGCGCCCTTTGCCGTCGTGGCCAATCTCCCCTATGCCGTCTCCACCCCGCTGCTGTTCCGCCTGCTGGAGCTGCGCTCGCGCGTCAGCCGGATGGTCCTGATGCTTCAATTGGAAGTGGCGCGGCGAATCACGGCCGCACCCGGCACAAAGGACTACAGCCCCCTGTCCGTCGGCGCGCAGTTCTACGCCGATCCCCGCCTGGAATTCGTCGTGCCCCGCGGCTGCTTTAGACCACCCCCGCGCGTCGACTCGGCCGTCGTGAGCCTGCGAGTCCGTCCCGCGCCGCGCGCGGCCGTCAAGGATGAAGCGTTTTTCTTCCGGGTCGTGCGCGGCGGCTTCGCCCATCGCCGCAAATCGCTCCGCAACGCGCTCAAGGACGCCGGCTTCACGAACGAAGCCGTCGAGCGCGCGCTCCCCGCCGTCTCAAACACGTCCCAAAAC